In Chromobacterium rhizoryzae, one genomic interval encodes:
- a CDS encoding efflux RND transporter permease subunit — protein MWLTRISVRNPYFAAVLMMTLVVLGLFSWQRLAVEEMPDIRFPIALVSTDYPGASPEVVESEISKPVEEAVNTINGIKEIRSYSMEGNSTVVVEFELSVDPVSAVQNVRDKIGAIQGQFRREISAPTVSQVDPNDNPMLTLVLTSDQTRPRELTTWVDKVLKKRLQMVAGVGDVKLIGGVRREIRVDVDPVRLEASGLSLQDVADALRAANQDFPAGSVSAVSKEWAIRVAGKLKSADDFSQLAVGYRNGAPIRLEDIATVADTEAEQSSISLIDGRPGVSLDLRAARGANVVEVAEGVKARVAELKNQMPAGVQVRYTYDTAEDVKKSLNNVESTLLEGAGLTVLIVFLFLGSWRSTVITGLTLPVSLIGTLFAIQMFGFTLNMLTLLALSLSIGLLIDDAIVVRENIVRHAGLGKSHYQAALDGTNEIGLAVLATTLTVVAVFLPVGFMGGIIGKFFHQFGLTVAVAVLISMLVSFTLDPMLSSIWHDPHHHGDKHRGPLGRMLDAFESSLDRLSERYVGVIRWALAHRKTVLGTALLLTVASFALVPGIGGEFIPERDSGKFTISYQTAPGSALEYTATKGHELAAAVKGIPEIKSISMNVGEGNFGAGKNDGSVTVDIGDKNSRQRTLGQVIADARARVLPVAGVTIKSVANEQQQGKPVKVGLRGSDLRELSAVSEDLMRRLGKIHGVRDIESNLSEGDPALNLVLKRDAATSLGVDLARVGKTLSILLAGNAVTTWEAPDGENYDVKLRVPKSERRQELLDALTVAGRPDAHGAANMIPLSSLIETRQGISPRQIKRVNMMREITILANIEGRDAGTVSAEVHQLVEGLKLPPGVMLVQGGQQKDMQESLGYAVQALALGVIFIYLILAAQFRSFTLPVTIMMALPLAFVGVFCSLYLFGSTLNMFSVIGIIMLMGLAAKNGILLVDFVNQARREGMERNQAIVEAGRVRLRPIMMTSLAMIFGMLPLALGTGDGSESNRPMAHAIIGGLLTSTVLTLIVVPVVYTYLDGLRSRVRRLLGGKPAHQPAAEH, from the coding sequence ATGTGGCTGACCCGAATCAGTGTCCGCAATCCCTATTTCGCCGCCGTGCTGATGATGACGCTGGTGGTGCTGGGCTTGTTTTCCTGGCAGCGGCTGGCGGTGGAGGAAATGCCGGATATCCGCTTCCCCATCGCCCTGGTGTCCACCGACTATCCGGGCGCCTCGCCGGAAGTGGTGGAAAGCGAAATCTCCAAGCCGGTGGAAGAGGCGGTCAACACCATCAACGGCATCAAGGAAATCCGCTCCTATTCCATGGAAGGCAATTCCACCGTGGTGGTGGAGTTCGAGCTGTCGGTGGATCCGGTGTCGGCGGTGCAGAACGTGCGGGACAAGATAGGCGCCATCCAGGGCCAGTTCCGCCGCGAGATCTCCGCGCCCACCGTGTCCCAGGTGGACCCCAACGACAACCCCATGCTGACCCTGGTGCTGACCTCGGATCAGACCCGGCCGCGCGAACTGACCACCTGGGTGGACAAGGTGCTGAAAAAGCGGCTGCAGATGGTGGCCGGCGTCGGCGACGTCAAGCTGATCGGCGGCGTGCGCCGCGAGATCCGCGTCGACGTGGACCCGGTGCGGCTGGAGGCCTCCGGCCTGTCCCTGCAGGACGTGGCCGACGCGCTGCGCGCCGCCAACCAGGATTTCCCCGCCGGCTCGGTGTCGGCGGTCAGCAAGGAGTGGGCGATCCGCGTCGCCGGCAAATTGAAATCCGCCGACGACTTCTCGCAACTGGCGGTGGGCTACCGCAACGGCGCGCCCATCCGGCTTGAAGACATCGCCACCGTGGCCGACACCGAGGCCGAGCAGTCCAGCATCTCGCTGATAGACGGCCGGCCCGGCGTGTCGCTGGACTTGCGCGCCGCGCGCGGCGCCAACGTGGTGGAAGTGGCCGAGGGCGTCAAGGCCAGGGTGGCGGAGCTGAAGAACCAGATGCCGGCCGGGGTCCAGGTGCGCTACACCTACGACACCGCCGAGGACGTGAAGAAGTCGCTGAACAACGTCGAATCCACGCTGCTGGAAGGCGCCGGCCTGACCGTGCTGATCGTCTTCCTGTTCCTGGGCAGCTGGCGCAGCACCGTGATCACCGGCCTGACCCTGCCGGTGTCGCTGATCGGCACCTTGTTCGCCATCCAGATGTTCGGCTTCACCCTGAACATGCTGACCCTGCTGGCCCTGTCGCTGTCCATCGGCCTCTTGATCGACGACGCCATCGTGGTGCGCGAAAACATCGTGCGCCACGCCGGGCTGGGCAAAAGCCATTATCAGGCCGCGCTGGACGGCACCAATGAAATCGGCCTGGCGGTGCTGGCCACCACGCTGACCGTGGTGGCGGTGTTCCTGCCGGTGGGCTTCATGGGCGGCATCATCGGCAAGTTCTTCCACCAGTTCGGCCTGACCGTGGCGGTGGCGGTGCTGATCTCCATGCTGGTCAGTTTCACGCTGGACCCGATGCTGTCGTCCATCTGGCACGATCCGCACCACCACGGCGACAAGCATCGCGGCCCGCTGGGGCGGATGCTGGACGCCTTCGAAAGCTCGCTGGACCGGTTGTCGGAGCGTTACGTCGGCGTGATCCGCTGGGCGCTGGCCCACCGCAAGACCGTGCTGGGCACGGCCTTGCTGCTGACCGTCGCCAGCTTCGCGCTGGTGCCGGGCATCGGCGGCGAGTTCATCCCGGAGCGCGACAGCGGCAAATTCACCATCAGCTACCAGACCGCGCCCGGATCGGCGCTGGAATACACCGCCACCAAGGGCCATGAACTGGCGGCGGCGGTGAAGGGCATTCCCGAAATCAAGTCGATCTCGATGAATGTGGGCGAGGGCAATTTCGGCGCCGGCAAGAACGATGGCTCGGTGACGGTGGACATCGGCGACAAGAACAGCCGTCAGCGCACCCTGGGGCAGGTGATCGCCGACGCGCGCGCGCGGGTGCTGCCGGTGGCCGGCGTCACCATCAAATCCGTGGCCAACGAGCAGCAGCAGGGCAAGCCGGTCAAGGTGGGCTTGCGCGGCAGCGACCTGCGCGAACTGAGCGCGGTGTCCGAAGACCTGATGCGCCGGCTGGGCAAGATCCACGGCGTGCGCGACATCGAATCCAACCTCAGCGAAGGCGACCCGGCGCTGAACCTGGTGCTCAAGCGCGACGCCGCCACCAGTCTGGGCGTGGACCTGGCCCGCGTGGGCAAGACCCTGTCCATCCTGTTGGCCGGCAACGCGGTCACCACCTGGGAAGCGCCGGACGGCGAAAACTACGACGTCAAGCTGCGGGTGCCCAAGTCCGAGCGCCGTCAGGAGCTGCTGGACGCGCTGACCGTGGCCGGGCGGCCGGATGCGCACGGCGCGGCCAATATGATCCCGCTGTCCTCGCTGATAGAGACCCGGCAGGGCATCAGCCCGCGCCAGATCAAGCGCGTCAACATGATGCGCGAGATCACCATCCTGGCCAATATCGAAGGCCGCGACGCCGGCACCGTCTCCGCCGAGGTGCATCAATTGGTGGAAGGCCTGAAGCTGCCGCCGGGCGTGATGCTGGTGCAGGGCGGCCAGCAAAAGGACATGCAGGAATCGCTGGGCTACGCGGTGCAGGCCTTGGCGCTGGGGGTGATCTTCATCTATCTGATCCTGGCCGCGCAGTTCCGCAGCTTCACGCTGCCGGTGACCATCATGATGGCCTTGCCGCTGGCCTTCGTCGGCGTGTTCTGTTCGCTGTATCTGTTCGGCTCCACGCTGAATATGTTCTCAGTGATCGGCATCATCATGCTGATGGGCCTGGCCGCCAAGAACGGCATCCTGCTGGTGGACTTCGTCAACCAGGCGCGGCGCGAAGGCATGGAGCGCAACCAGGCCATCGTCGAGGCCGGCCGGGTGCGGCTGCGCCCCATCATGATGACCAGCCTGGCGATGATCTTCGGCATGCTGCCCTTGGCGCTGGGCACCGGCGACGGTTCGGAAAGCAACCGGCCGATGGCGCACGCCATCATCGGTGGCTTGCTGACCTCCACCGTGCTGACCCTGATCGTGGTGCCGGTGGTCTACACCTATCTGGACGGCCTGCGCAGCCGGGTGCGCCGCCTATTGGGCGGCAAGCCGGCGCACCAGCCGGCGGCCGAACATTGA